In Trichlorobacter lovleyi, the DNA window GGACAGCTGCAGCATGACCGAGTACGGGATGGTGCAGATATCAGCGCCGATCAGGGCGGAGTTAAGCACATGAATCGGGTTGCGGATGCTGGCTACGATGATCTCGCTGGTGTAGCCGTAGTTGTCGAAGATGGTCCTGATCTCTTCAATGATCCCCATACCGTCCTGGGAGATATCGTCCAGCCGTCCCACAAAGGGAGAGACATAGGTTGCGCCGGCCTTGGCCGCCAAGAGCGCCTGCATCGGAGTAAAGATCAGGGTGACGTTGGTCTTGATCCCCTTGGCTGAAAGCTGCTTGGTGGCTTTCAGGCCTTCCGGTGTCATCGGCAGCTTGATGACGATGTTTTTGTGAATCTTGACTAGGTCCTTGGCCTCTTTGACCATGCCTTCCGCATCCAGGGCAATTACCTCGGCGGAGATCGGGCCGTCTACGATGGCGGTGATCTCTTTGATGACATCCTTGAACTTGCGGCCTGATTTGGCGATCAGGGACGGGTTGGTGGTAACACCATCCACCAGACCCAGGGTGTGTGCTTCACGAATCTCGTGTACGTCAGCGGTGTCGATAAAAAATTTCATGTCTGAACCTCCGGTTTTAGGGATTAATGTATATGGTCAAGTTGATCGCGAAACTTATCCAGGCAGTCCATTGAGCAGAAATAGTGCCGCGTACCGTCCAGGGTTCCGACAATGGCATCCTGTTTTGCCAGGTACACCTTGCAAACCGGATCCTGTACGGTTTCTTCGTCGTTGCGGGCCGGTTTTGACGCAGAAGGTTGCCGGGGGGCAACAAGTGACTTGAAGATCCGGAACCCGATATAGGCCAGCAGCAACCAGATTACGAGGCGAAACATGGTGTCATTACTCCAGTGGCCTGACCTGCTCGTCGGTTTCAAGGCAGGTCAGCAGCTCTGCTATGGTACGTTTGCTGGCCGGTTCGCATAACTCAGGGGCGATATCAGCCAACGGCAGCAGTACAAAACGGCGCGCCGTCATCCGGGGATGGGGCAGGGTCAGGTCAGGTGTTGCAAGTTGTGTGGTGCCGTACAGGAGCAGATCCAGATCCAGCCGTCGTGATTGCGGGCTGGCGGCCGGGGTCCGGCCAAAGACTTCCCGTTCTATCCGTTGCAGCTCCTGCAGCAGGTCATGGGGCGGCAGGGTGGTGGCCAGCCGTGCAACCCCGTTGTAAAAAGCAGGAGTGCCGGATGGCATACCCACCGGTGACGTTTCATAAAACCTGGATAGGGCTGTCACACGGCAACCGGCTATCTTGCCCAGCTCCGCCACGGCCCGTAACAGGTTCAGTTCCCGATCCCCCAGATTAGAGCCGAGGGCGATGTAAGCATCGGTTTCCACAAGGCGGGATTAAACCATACTTGTGGGGGGGCGTCAACCGCGGTACAAAAAAAGCCCCCGTCACCAGGAGGGGCGGCAACGAGGGCGATGAGACCCCCAAGGGGGCTCGCAAACATATTCTCTGCCTATAGTGTACCCAAGCCGGACAGGTGCTGCAATAAAAGTTTTGTAACCAATTGCCTCTGCAAGCAGATTAGCGTTTGCTGACCTTGGGGCTGATTGCATTGTAGGGGCACTGCTCTGCCAGACAGCAGCGGTTGCAGTGCGGTCTGGGGCGGCAAACCTGTTTCCCCAGCTCGACGATCAGCGCATGGTACTCGTTAAACAGGGCTGTATCTGATGCCAGGCTGTCCATGAAGTGACGTCGCAAGCCATCATAGCTGATCTGCTCATCCACCAGTCCCAACCGGCTGAAGATCCGTCTGGTGTAGGCATCCACCACAAAGCTTGGCTTGTGACCAGCATAGAGCAGAATTGAATCGGCGGTTTCAGGTCCGATCCCCTTGACTGCAAGCAGTTCCGCTCTGGTATGCTGCCACGGTCCGGCAAAGAGCCGGTCAAGGCTGCCGTCGTACTGATCCAGTAGAAAGCCGACAAAGGCCTGCAGCCGTGCCGCCTTGATGTTAAAGTAGCCTGCCGGTCTGATCAGTGCGGCCAGCGCGTCCGGCAGCAGGCCGGCAATGCCAGCAACCGACAGTCTGCCGGCTGCCTTCAGGTTTGCAATCGCCTTTTCCACATTGCCCCAGTTGGTATTCTGGGTCAGGATGGCCCCGACACAGACCTCGAAAGGGCTCTCGCCGGGCCACCAGTGCCGGGGACCGTACTGCTCCAGCAGGACAGCGAAAATCCTGTCAAGCTGCTTATCTGCCAACCAGCACCCGCAGGTTTTTGGGATTGACCTTATAACCGCCGGAAACCGTAACATAGCCTTTGTACAGGTCGCTGATATCGGTGATGCGTGCCATGAACCAGCTGCTCTGGCGGGCGTTTGACTTGTCTTGAGGGGCCTGATAGGCATCATTCTGACTGTTTCCCTCAAACATGATCATCACGGTCCCCAGCCTGATCTCGTCCGGCCTGGCAAGCCTGGTGCGCCAGAAGAATTTGGTCCACTGGCTGGCGCCATTTGCAATCTTGAAGAACTCGGCCTCACCCTTGGTTTGCGCGTTGGGCGGCTGGGTCATCTTGGCCAGGGTCACATAGATCCAGGCGTTCTCACCCATCGGCTGTTCACTGATGAAGAAGTCGTCGCTCTGGATATAGTGCCGGTCTTCACCGGCTGTCGGTGCCTCGTAACGCGGCTGTGGCGCAGGCTCCTCCCGGGCAGGGGGCATCTGCTCACGGATCTGTTGGCCATCGGTCACCAGCTTGTCAACTTCATCCATAAAACCTGCCTGCGCGGTTGCGCAGCTAGCCAGCAGCAGTGTCAGCACGCACAGCTTCTTCATGACACACCTCCGTTACCTCATAGGTTTTATCCGTCCCAAAGGGTATTACCCTGCTCCTATACCAGAGATTTCCGATCTGTAAAGGCTCAGAGTGAGGCGGCAATCCCCTGTTGCAGATCGGGATAGCGCAGGGAAATTCCCAGATCATCCAGCATCCGGCGGTTGTCAACCACCCGTGATTCCATGAAATAGTTGAACAGCAGCGGCGGCATCACCCGGCGGGCCTCCTCAAGGTCGATCTGGGGCTGACGGGGTTTCTGCAGGGCATCGGCACAGGCGTTGAAGTAGGCTGTCATGCTGGCCGGATGACCGTCACTGACGTTGTAGATGCCGGTCCCTTTCAGCAGGGCAGAGAGGCAGACCTGGACCAGGTCCTCAACGTGAATCCGGTTGGAGGGCCTGGCCAGCTCCTCCCGCAGCAGCGGCTGGCCCTGATTGATCTGCATCAACGGCAGGCGCCCCTTGCCGTAGATGGCCGAGACCCTCAGGATGACCACCGGAATACGGTGCTGCAGGCCAAAGTCCTGAAACAGTTGTTCGGCATCCAGCCGCCGTTTGCCCATGGCTGAGGTTGGCTCCGTGGGACTCTGCTCGGTCACCAGTGCGCCGCCGGTGTCGCCATAGACGCTGGTGGCACTGAGATAGACGATTTTGGAGGGGCTGAGCTGATCCCGCTCCAAGGCAGCGCAGAAATTGCGGGCACGCAGATCAATACTGCCGCCTCCCTGGGGAGGGACACTGTACAACAGCATCCGTCCGTCCAGCGGCAACCGGGGGATGTCGTCACGTTCGTCCATGCTGCAGAGGCAGACCTCTGCACCGGCCGTGGCCAAGGTTGCAGCCTTTTCCTGATCCCGCAGGTGAACCGTCACGGACCAGCCCTGTGCAAGGGCCTGTGTGGCCACCAGACTGCCGGTGTAGCCGCATCCGGCAATAAACAGCTGCTGCATAATCGTTATCCCTTTCCTTCATCTAGCAGTTCATCCAAGGGCTGCTTTTTCTCAATGGCGATGATCCTGACCTTGATCGCCCCCTTGCCCCACAGGCCGATCTGCTGGGCTGCAGCGCGGGAGAGGTCGATCAGATTGCGGACTGCGTGACGGGGATGGCAGCGGTCATTGATGATCACCGACACCTTCTGGCCGCTCTTGATGTTTTCAACCGTAACAAGGGTCCCCAGCGGCAACAGGGCATGGGCTGCGGTCAGCTTGTCCGGGTGATAGCGCTGGCCAGAGGTGGTGCGCCGTCCGATGAAGCGCGAGGCGTAGTAGGTGGCCACGCCGACCTGCGGGTCTTTAAGCGTGTCCCCGTCCTTTGCCAGCACCTCCAGCAACTGGGCATCACTCATATCATCACGTTCTATCGGGTGAGCAGCATGGACAGCGCCGGGCATGAGCAGGGACAGAATAAGTAGACGCTTAATCATCGTTGCAGGTACTCCCGGATACCGTCTCTGAAGCGGATCGGTTCAAAATCAAAGGTTTTCCTCCAGCAGCCGTCGCAGATATTTTCCTCAAGCAGCATCTGCAGCTGGTCCATGGTAATCGGAAAGGCACGGAACCCCTGCAAGGCCTTGATCACCGGCTTCATCAGGCCGAGCGGCAGGGCCGGTTTCCAGGGGTGGCTCTTGCCCATCGCCTCGGCAATGGCATCCAGCAGTTCACGATAGGTCAGGCGATCCTCGCCGCACAGCTCAAAGACCTGGCCGGCGGTTTCCGGTTTCTCCAGGGCATCGGCGTAACAGCGGGCCACATCGCTGCCGTGGATCGGCTGCAGCCGGTAGTTGCCATCCCCCATGGTGGGCATGACCGGTGCCAGCCGCAGGTTATCTGCCAGCATGTTGACAAAGGCATCCTTGGGGCCAAAGATAAGCGACGGCCGGAAGATGGTCCAGGCCAGGCTGCTGCCCCGCACGATCTCCTCTCCCCGCCATTTGGTGCGATGGTAGCCGGAAACCGCATCGAGCCTGGTGCCGAGGGCGGACATCTGCAGGTAGCGCAGCACGCCGCTGTGTTGGGCCGCCTGTACCATGCCGGCGGTGGCCTCCACATGCAGCCGCTCAAAGCTAATCCCCTGGGCGGGAAACTCGCGGATGATCCCCACCAGATTGATTACCGCGTCACAGCCTTTCATGGCAGCGCCGTAACTGGCCGGATCAACGACATCGCCCTTGACCAAGGTGATGCCTGGCGCTGCTGGCCCGCTACGGGCATGACTCAGAAGTATCAGCTCGTGACCGCGCTTCAGCAGCTCTGCGGTCAGGTGTCCACCCACAAATCCGGTGCCACCGGCGATGAAGATCTTCATTGGCAGTACTCCTCTCCGGAATTTACGCGGCCATTTTAAGTGTTAACCAGGCCACTGCTGCATAGCGTGCCAATTTGCCCGTCGCAACCAGCAGCAGAAAGGTGCTAAAGCGGATCTTCAGCAGCCCCCCCACCAGGCAGAGCGGGTCCCCCACCAGCGGCAGCCAGGAAAACAGCAGCGACAGGATACCGTACTGTTGATACCACGCCTCTGCCCGTTGCCGTTGCTGTTCGCTGATCCTGAACAGGCGGGCCAGCAGCCAGTCACCGCCGTAACGCCCCACCAGCCAGGTGGTACAGGCCCCCAGGCTGTTGCCGGTGGTGGCAGTCACGACGCAAACGGCAGGGTCGTAGCCCCTGACCAGCATCAGCACCAGCAGCCACTCCGACCCCAGCGGCACCAGGGTCGAAGCCAGAAAACTGAGTGCGAACAGGGCCGGATAACCGGGCTGTTGCAGCCAGTTTAACAGGGGGGACAGGTGTGTCAAAAAGCCGTTGTCAAACAGATCCACATCACGTACCTTTTGTCCTCGAATAAGACAGTATAGCCGAAAAATTGCAGTAGCAACAGGGGGGTAGCATGAAAACCCGCGGCAAGCCAACCGGACACTATACCCAGGCAGCACGTCTGCACAATGTAATCCGCCTGATTGAGACCCGTAACGGCATCACGCTGGATGAGCTGGTGGAGGAGACCGGGGTGGATCGCCGCACGGTCCACCGGGATCTGGTGGCGATCCAGGAGGCCGGCTATCCGTTGACCGCAGATCGCCTGGATGGGCGCAAGATCTACCGTTTTCTGACCGCCACTCGCCAGGTGGCACCGATCACCTTTACCCTGGATGAACTGGTCTCACTGCATCTGCTCAAGGCCTGTGCCGGGCTGCTGCCGCCCGAGCCGTTCGGTGGCGAGATCGATGCCATCTTTGCCAAGATTCACGCCTCGCTGCCGCCCCGCTCAGTGGCACATCTGGAGCGGATTGCCCGGGTTTCACTGCCCCGATTCCAGGGGGGCAGGACCTATACAGGTTCAGCCGAGCTGTTGTCCGAGCTGCGCCGGGCGTTGCTGTTTCAGTACCGGATCAAGCTGTCCTACAGCCGCAGCGGCAAGGAGGCTGCGCTGTACGAGATCGATCCCTACACCCTGGTGCTGGCCAAGGGAGGGCTGTACCTGCTGGCCCATGCCCATAACCGCGGGGCCGTACGGCTGTTCGCGGTGGAGCGGATTGTGGGGCTGACCGTGACCCGCCAACGCTTTGAGATGCCGGATGAGTTTAATCCGGAGCAGTACTTTAGTGACGCCTTTGGTCTGGTGACGGACCAGCCGATGCAGCTCAAGATCCGCTTTGACAGTGAGGTGGCCCATATGGTGCGGGACAGGGTCTGGCGGACCGGACAGACCCTGCTGAGTGAGCCGGACGGTTCCGTCCTGCTCTCGTTTGAGGCGGCCGGTTCCCTGGAGATCCTGGCCTGGGTGCTGTCCTACGGACGCCATGCAGAGCTGCTGGAACCGCCTGAGCTGCGCAAGGAGCTGAAGCGCCAGATCAAAGGGCTGCGCGAGATCTATCGCAAGAAGTGATAACGCCGGTTCCAGCTCAAAGGCACTATCTGCACCGGCTCGTCTCCGGCTCCGCCGCGTCCTGATCCCTGCACGCTGCCGTCGCCGGAATCCTTGCCGCCTTGAGGTCATCCGCGATTTGACATTGGAGGATTGAATAGGAACTTGACCCTGCTTTCTTGACCCTGCATAATCCACGACCATGAACGATATGACCTTACATGACCTGATTGCCGACCGTATCCGTGCCGCAGGCCGGATCACCTTTGCCGATTACATGGCTGCCTGCCTCTACGAGCCCGGACTGGGCTACTACACCTCGCCGGGACGCAAGGTGGGGACCGAAGGCGACTTCTATACCAGCATCACGGTGCATGCCACCTTCGGACGGGTCATTGCCCGCGAGATTGCTGCCATGTGGCGCTCCATGGACTGTCCGGCTGACTTTACCCTGGTTGAAGCGGGCGCCGGCCATGGCCGCCTGGCCTGCGACATCATGGACTTTCTGGCAGAGCACCAGCCGGATTGTTATGCCGCGACAAAGCTGGTGCTGGTTGAACAGGAACCGACCCTGGCCGAGGCCCAGGCTGCCCTGCTGGCCAAGCATGCGGCCAGGCTGTCCTGGCTTACCCCGGCAGAACTGCCCGGTTTCCGTTTCAGTGGGGTGCTCTACTCCAACGAACTGCTGGATGCCATGCCGGTGCACCGGGTCCTGATGACCCCGCAGGGGCTGAAAGAGATCTACGTCACCCTTGATGGTGATCAGTTTCAGGATCAGGCTGATCTGCCATCCACCCCGGCGCTGGAGGCCTATCTAGATCGCTTTGGTATCCCGCTGCACCCCGGTCAGGAGGCTGAGGTCTCGCTGGCCGGCCTGGCCTGGTTTGAAGATGTGGCGGAATCTCTGCAGCAGGGCTTTATCCTGACCATTGACTATGGCTGGGCCAAGGCCGAGCTGTACTCACCCCAGCGCAACCTGGGTACCCTGCTCTGCTACTACAAGCATACCGTGGAAGACAACCCCTACCAGCGGCTGGGTCAGCAGGATATCACCACCCATATCAACTTCAGCGCACTGCTTGAACGGGGAGAAGAGCTAGGGCTCAAGCCGCTCTGGTTCGGCGAGCAATCCCGTTTTCTGCTCTCTGCCGGGGTGATTGAAGAGCTGGAGCAGATCGAGGCATCCGAGCTGCCGGAAAAAGACAAGCTGCGCCTGCGGCTGATCATCAAGCGACTGATCATGCCGGAGGGGGGGATGGGAGATACCTTCCGGGTGCTGGTACAGTCAAAAGGGGTGACAGACCCCAGGCTGGGCTGTCTGCGTGGGATCAGCCTGTGAACCGTGGGGCGATCAAGGCGATTGTCTTTGACCTGGATGGCACCCTGTATGTCTCAGAGGCCTTTGAACATGCGGTCTGGGAATCGGTTTCCCGTTATGCCGGGCAGCTGCTGGGGCTTTCAGTTGATGCTGGTGGGAGGCGCCTGAAGGAGCTGCGTGACCGTTTGACTGCAGAGCGGGGGACCGTGCAGACCCTGGCGGTGGCGATCGAGGTGCTGGGCGGTACGGTGCCGGAGATGCATCGCCGCTTTGCTGAAGAACTTGAACCGCAGCAGTATATTCAGCCTGATCCGCGGGTCAAGCCGCTGGTGAACCGCCTGGGGCAACGCTACACCAGCTGGCTGCTGACCAACAACAATCAGACCCTTACCAACAAGATTCTTGCCTGCCTGGATCTTGAAGAGAGTTTCGAGCGGGTGATCACTATTAATGACACCTGGCGTCCCAAGCCCGACCGGAGCGTGCTTGATCAGGTCTTAAGCGAGCTAAGCCTGCCCTCTGAAGCGGTGCTGTTTGTCGGTGACCGCTACGATATTGATCTGCGCCTGCCGGAGCAACAGGGCTGCCCGGTATTGCTGACCAAAACCATTGACGAGCTGATGCAACTGCAAACTCTCTTGGATCAGCCTCCTTCACCTGTCTGACGTCCGGCAGTGCAGAGGGGCGATCGGCCTTGTATTAGATCTGTTTTAGAACAGGGTTATCAGAATCCTTGCCTTTTTAATGAAGGTTTGTTCTAATGGCCGCCCGTGTCCTTTCCCATGCCCGGTGCCAATGGAGGTAGCTTTATGTTCCGCGCCCGTCTGACTGCCAAGGTTCTGATTGCCATTGCTGTAACCCTTTCCGTCGGTTTTGCCTGCCTTGGGGTCTTGAGCCTCTATCTGTCCTACTCCTCCATGCTTGATCTGCAGCGTAACAACGCCCGCCAGGCAGCAGCCAACGTTATCCATGACCTGATTGAGCTGAAGATGAAGGGCGACTTCCAGGCCTTTAACCAGTATGTGGATGAGGTGGTCAAGCGGGGCGGTGCCCTGAAGATTCAACTCTTCCATCCTGATGGCAAGCAGTATAACGGCACGGAAAGCAGTGAGCTGGTGAAGCAGGCGGTAGAGGCCGGGGTACAGAAGGAAAAAAACAGTGTTGTTGACGGCAAGTCGGCTCTGGTGCTGGCTACGCCGCTGGCCAACGAGGCCCGCTGTAATGCCTGCCATGCGGCCGGCCCCAAGTTTCTGGGAGGACTGCAGCTGGTCACCTCCGTGGAAGAGGGGGCTGCCAAGGCCAAAAAACTGGCCGTGGTGCTGACCGGGGTGGGAATCTTCTTCTTCTTCCTGATCATCGGGGTGCTCTACCTGCTGATCTCACGACTGGTGGTGCGGCCGATTCGGGAGCTGTCTGCCCAGGTTGAGGATATTGCCAAGGGGGAAGGCGACCTGACCAAGGTGCTGCCGGTCCACTCAGAGGATGAGATCGGCCATCTGGCCGGTGAGGTCAACCACCTGACCCAGACGGTCCGTGAGATCATCGCTTCTCTCTATCAGCAGGCCTGTGTGCTGGGTGGCAATACCTGTGAACTTTCCAATGCCACCGAACGGATTGCCAAAGAGGTGCAGGAGCAGATGGAGCACGCCGATATGGTGGCCACTGCGGCTGAAGAGATGAGCAGTACCATCCAGAACGTGTCTGAAAACACCCATCAGGCAGTGGAGCTCTCCGCCACGGTGGATGCGGCTGCCAGCACCGGTTTGGCGGTGGTACAGGAAACCTGGCAGTGCATGAGCAGTGTCTCGGAGAGCGTGGAGTCAACCCTGGCCGGTATTGCCGAACTGGAACGCTCTTCCGCCAGCATCGGCGACATGCTCTCCCTGATTGAAGATATTGCTGACCAGACCAACCTGCTGGCCCTGAATGCTGCCATTGAGGCGGCCCGGGCCGGTGAGGCCGGCCGCGGTTTTGCGGTGGTTGCCGATGAGGTCCGTTCCCTGGCTGAGAAGACCACCAAATCAACCAAGGATATTGAGCGGGTGGTGGGCAAGATCCAGCAGGAAAGCGAGCGGGCAGCAGCCAGTATCCGTAAGGAAAGCGCCTTGGTCCGTTCCGGTCTGCAGCAGGCAGAAGAGGCTCGCCGTCAGCTGGAGGATATCAAAAACTGCGCCTCAAGCTCACGGATGATGAGTGAACTGATTGCGGTTGCCGCTGCCGAACAGACCACCGTAACCGGCGAAATTTCAACCAAGATCCACCATATCTCCGATGCTGCCCACGGTACCAACCAGATGATGAAGGCCAATATGGATACCTTCTCCCGTTTTGCAGATACCGTTGAGAGTATCTACGGTACCGTGGGACGCTTCTCGGTGGGTAACTACCATGACCAGGTCAAGGCCTATGCTGCCGAGCTGTCCAATGGTGTGCAAACGGCCATTGCCGAGGCGATCAAAAACGGTAGCCTGTCCGAGGCGGATCTGTTTGATCGCAATTATCAGCCGTACCCCAAGAAGACCGATCCTCCCAAGTTTACCACCCGTTTTGACGGTTTCTTTGACCGGGTCATCTCGCCGCTGCAAGAGGCAATTGTCAACCGTGACAGCCAGCTGGCCTATGTGATCTGCTTTGACGACCACGCCTATGTGCCTACCCACAACCTGCGTGTCAGCAAGCCGCTTACCGGTGATCCGGAGGTGGATCGGATCAACAACCGTACCAAGCGGATCTTTGGTGACAATACCGGCATGCGCTGCGCCAAGAATACCGAAAGTGTCCTGCTGCAGACCTACCGGCGTGATACCGGTGAAATTCTGAATGACCTTTCCGTACCGATCTTCATCAACGGCAAGCACTGGGGCGGCATCCGCTTTGGCTATAAGGCCCCCTGCAGCCTGAAATAGCCTTTGGGCCAGCCTGCTGACTACTGAAAGGAGAACCGACATGGCGTTACTGGTGTGGGGGCCGATGCTTGAAGTAGGGGTTAAGGAGATTGATACCCAGCACAGGAAGCTGGTTGATCTGGCAAATGAACTGTCTGATGCGCAAGTGGCCGGCAAGGCCAAGGATGTGCTGGGCAAGACCCTGTCCGAGCTGGTGCGGTATACCGTCACCCATTTTGCAACGGAAGAGCGGCTGATGGATCAGCACAAGTATCCGGCCGCTGCAGATCACAAGCAACAGCACAAGGATCTGGTCAAGACCGTCTCTGATTTCAAGGCCAAGTTCGACAAGGGGGATGCGGCCCTGTCAGTTGACATCATGCACTTTTTGCGGGACTGGTTGACCAAGCATATCATGAGTACTGACAAGGCCTTTGCCCGTGACCTGATTCAAAAAGGGGTCAAGTAGTCTTGCTCCTGCTGCTGTCGGGGTGCCTCCCCGGCAGCAGCAGATGAATGTCTCTTAATTTCTGTTGATTTCCTTGCATTTTAGTCTGGTTAGGCTAAACTGATCCCCCATGGTTGTTCGTCACCTTACCACGACTTCTCGTAAAGCCATCCTCTGGGCCCTGGCAGCAGGCTGCTGCGGCCTGCTGCTGAACCGTTTTCTGCCGATTGAACTGTACTATCGCCTCTCCTTACTGCTGGGATCGCTGCTGCCGCTGGTAATACTGGGAATGCTGGGTGGACGCTTCGGTATTCTGGCCGGTGTGGTTGCGGCCTCCGGAACCCTGCTGATCTGGCTGCAGCCGATTCCGTTTCTGGCGCTCTCGCTGGAAATAGTGGTAGTCGCCCTGCTGGTCCGGCGCGGGATGCGCCTGACCCAGGCAGTGATGCTCTACTGGCTGGTGGTCGGCATGCCGTTGGTACTGCTTGCCTACCTGTTCCTTCTGGATATCAGCGCGCAGGCCGCTCTGGTCTTTGCACTCAAATTCGGCCTGAACGGCGCCTTTAATGCCCAGATCGCCGCATTGATAATTGTTGCGATCCGCTACTGGCGTTTCAGGGAGAGCGGGGCACAGGAACACCGGATCTCCTTTGTTGAGGCGTTGACCCTGCTGGTCACTGCCGCGGTCTATATTCCGCCTATGATCATGTTACTGGTCGGCCTGCGCGGTGCCCAGCAACAACATCTGGCCGCGATGCACCGTACCGTGTCGCAGGTGACCGATGCGACGCAGGCCTTGTTGGGAGACTGGCTGCAGCGGCGGCTTGATTCAGTTAATGCCGTGGCAAAGGAGGTTGCCCTGCCTCTTGGCGCCTCACCGGAAACCAGACGGCTGATGACCCTGATCAAACAGACCGATCCGGTACTGTTGCGGCTGGGACTGTCTGACCAGCAGGGTAACGAACTCCTGAGCCTGACAAGCGACAGCATTCATGGCAGTGTGAAAAACGTGCCGGCCGACCGTGCCCGGATACTGGAACCGCTCAGGAACGGCATGCCCTATCTGGGAACCGCTGTCCCGCTGGAAGGGGGGCTTGAACCGGGAGAGGTGGTCGCCACCATCGGCCAGCCGATTATTCGCGGCGGACGTGTGGTGGGGGTGGTTACGGCGCTGATACCGGTGACACGGCTGCAGGAACGCTGTGACTTCGTGGTATCCCGCCGGAATGTGCGGCTGAGTGTGATTGACAGAAACGGTATCCCACTGGCCATGTCGAGCGGCAGTACTGCTCACAAGCTGGCGCCCGGGTTGCATGTGGTGCATCCCCCCAAGCGTCCCGGTCTCCCCTGGCTTGCGTTGATG includes these proteins:
- a CDS encoding bacteriohemerythrin; amino-acid sequence: MALLVWGPMLEVGVKEIDTQHRKLVDLANELSDAQVAGKAKDVLGKTLSELVRYTVTHFATEERLMDQHKYPAAADHKQQHKDLVKTVSDFKAKFDKGDAALSVDIMHFLRDWLTKHIMSTDKAFARDLIQKGVK
- a CDS encoding methyl-accepting chemotaxis protein — protein: MFRARLTAKVLIAIAVTLSVGFACLGVLSLYLSYSSMLDLQRNNARQAAANVIHDLIELKMKGDFQAFNQYVDEVVKRGGALKIQLFHPDGKQYNGTESSELVKQAVEAGVQKEKNSVVDGKSALVLATPLANEARCNACHAAGPKFLGGLQLVTSVEEGAAKAKKLAVVLTGVGIFFFFLIIGVLYLLISRLVVRPIRELSAQVEDIAKGEGDLTKVLPVHSEDEIGHLAGEVNHLTQTVREIIASLYQQACVLGGNTCELSNATERIAKEVQEQMEHADMVATAAEEMSSTIQNVSENTHQAVELSATVDAAASTGLAVVQETWQCMSSVSESVESTLAGIAELERSSASIGDMLSLIEDIADQTNLLALNAAIEAARAGEAGRGFAVVADEVRSLAEKTTKSTKDIERVVGKIQQESERAAASIRKESALVRSGLQQAEEARRQLEDIKNCASSSRMMSELIAVAAAEQTTVTGEISTKIHHISDAAHGTNQMMKANMDTFSRFADTVESIYGTVGRFSVGNYHDQVKAYAAELSNGVQTAIAEAIKNGSLSEADLFDRNYQPYPKKTDPPKFTTRFDGFFDRVISPLQEAIVNRDSQLAYVICFDDHAYVPTHNLRVSKPLTGDPEVDRINNRTKRIFGDNTGMRCAKNTESVLLQTYRRDTGEILNDLSVPIFINGKHWGGIRFGYKAPCSLK